GTCCGGACGGCGCTCCCGGAGCAGGGCCGGCAGGAGCTGCAGCTGGTAGTCCTGCACCCAGACGACGCCGTCCTGCTCGACGATCTCGACGATCTGGTCGGCGAAGCGCTCGTTGACCCGCTTGTACGCGTTCCACCAGTCGCGGTGGTAGCTCGGGTGCTCGATCACGTCGTGGTAGAGCGGCCAGAGGGTGTCGTTGCTGAAGCCCTCGTAGTACTCCTCGACGTCGTCGGCGCTCAGCGGCACCGGGACGATGTGGATGCCCTCGTTGTCGAACGGCGCCACCTCGACGTCCGGCTGCCCGACCCAGCCGACCCACGCACCGTCGTTCGCCCGCATCACCGGCTCGAGGGCGGTCACGAGGCCGCCCGGGGAGTGCCGCCAGCCCTCGTTGCCGTCCTCGTCGACGACACGGTCGACGGGCAGGCGGTTCGAGGCGACGACGAACGCGTAGCGGTCTGGGTCGGTGTCGGTGGGTGCTGCCATGAGGTGCTGGTCTCTCCGTTCCGCCCGGAAGGTGCGCCGGGGTGCGGAGCCGACGGTACCAGCGCGGGGTCAGGCGGTCCCCGGCCGGACGCCCGGTCGCCGCTGGCTAGGCTTCGCACATGGTCGTGACACGGGCGTGGCGGAACGGGAGTGCGGCGGAGCGGGACTTCCCGGTGGACCGCGTCTCGGACCTGCTCGAGCGGGACGACGACACCTTCGTCTGGGTGGACCACACCGAGCCCGGGCCGGAGGACCTGCGACACGTCGAGGACGAGCTCGGGATCCACGCGCTCGCGCTCGAGGACGCCCTCGAGCCGGGGCAGCGCCCGAAGCTCGACCGGTACCGGCAGAGCCTGTTCCTCGTGGTCTACGACGTCGACGGCATCGACGACGACGGCGAGCTCGTGACGCACGAGGTGAAGGCGTTCGTCAGCCGGCGCGCCCTCGTCACGATGCACGGACCGGACGTCGACATGGCCGCGGTCGAACGACGGCTCGACGCCAACGCCGACGTGTGCGACCACGGGGTGCCCTGGCTCGTGTGGGGGCTCCTCGACGCGGTCGTCGACCACGCCACGGTCACCGTCGAGGACATCGAGGCGCGGATCGAGGCGCTCGAGGACGACCTGTTCGAGCACGGCAACCCCCGCGAGCAGCAGATCCAGCGGCGGTCGTTCCGGCTCCGGAAGGCGCTCGGCGTCCTCCGGCGCCAGGTCGTCCCGACCCGGGACAGCGTCGCGTCCTTCCTGCACGGCGACGCCGAGTCGATCCAGGACGGCATCCGCCCGTACTTCCGGGACGTCGAGGACCACCTGGTCTCCGTCGCGGACTCCGTCGACCAACTGCGTGACGCCGTGTCGAGCGTCCTCGACACGAACCTCAACCTGGCGTCGAACCGGCAGAACACCGTGATGAAGAAGGTGACGAGCTGGGCGGCGATCATCGCGATCCCGACGGCGATCACGGGCTTCTTCGGGCAGAACGTGACGTTCCCGGGCGAGGGGCACTGGAGCGGGCTCGCCGCGTCCGTCTCGCTGATCCTGGCGACGTCGCTCGTGCTCTACCGGGTGTTCAAGACGAAGGACTGGCTGTAGCCCGGGTCAGATCTGCAGCGCGAGCACCCCGGCGACGACGGTGAGCGGTGCGACCACGCAGCCGAGCGCCATGTAGCGCCCCCACGACAGGTGCACGCCCTCGGACGCGAGCCGCGCGTGCCAGAGCAGCGTCGCGAGCGACGCCCACGGCGTGATGAGGCAGCCGGCGTTCACGCCGACGAGCAGCGCCGCGTAGCGCAGGGCCTCGTGCCCCGCTGCCGGCTCGAGCACCAGGTACGCCGGCAGGTTGTCGATGGCGTTCGCCGCGACCGCACCGGCGCCGCCGAGCAGCAGGAGCGAGCCCGTCCCGGTGCCGCCGGACAGCGCGTGCACGACCGGGTCGGTCAGGCCCGTGGTGTGCAGCGTCTCCACGACGACGAACAGCCCCGCCGCGAACAGCAGCGTCGACCACGGCACACGGGACGGCCGGAGCTCGGACGGCGCACGGAAGGCCGCGACGACGACGAGCAGCACCGCCGCCGCGAGCGCCGCGATCCACACCGTGACGCCGGCGGTGAGCGCGACGACGAGGGCGACGAGCACGACGGACGCGGCCCAGAAGAACACCGGGTCCCGCGGGCGCCGGACCTCGACCGGGGTGTACCGGCCGAAGAGCTTGCCGCGGAACACGACGAGGAGCACGGCGCACGGCACGACGACCCCGGCGAGCGCCGCCCACACCATGAGCCCGGCGAACGGGATCGGTCCGTCGAGCCCGATCTTGTCGACCGCGAGCAGGTTCGTCAGGTTGGACACCGGCAGCAGCATCGACGCGGTGTTCGCGAGCCAGACGGTCGTCAGGGCGAACGGCATCGGGGGCAGGCCGACCCGGCGGGCGAGCGCGATCACGATGGGCGTCAGGAGCACCGCGGTGGTGTCGATCGACAGGAACACGGTGCAGACGACCGCGAGCACGACCACGGACACCCACAGGCCGATCGTGCGGCCACCGCCGACGCGCGCGGCGAGGTCGGCGAGCCGGTCGAAGACGCCCGCGTCGGCCGCGAGCTCGGACACGACGGTCAGCCCGAGCACGAACGCGAGCACCGGGACGACACGCTCGGCGAGGGTTGCGAGGTCGGGCAGGGGCAGGAGGCCGAGGACGACGCACACGGCGCCGACCACGAGCAGCACTCCCCCGATGACGGCCTGACGCACGGTGACTCCTCGACGCTCGGGCCGGGCAGGGCGACCGGCGGCGCTCCAATGTAGCGGCCGGTAGCGTGGCGGGGACGACCAGAGGAGGAACCGGTGCGGAAGTTCATGTTCAGCGGTGCGGTGTGGAGTTCGATCATCAGCGGCTACAGCGTGGTGCAGACGACGCGGCAGGGGCCGCGGGACTGGCGCCTCGCGCTCACGTGGATCGCGTGGCTCGCGACGACGATCGTCGCGCTCGGCACGGTCGTCGAGGACGACCGCGCGGTGAAGGCGCGTCAGCGCTAGGTCGCCAGCGCGACCACCCATCGGACGGGAGGCACGGTGTCGGCTGGCACCCCTCCCTCGCAGGCTCGGTCGGCGCGCCCCGCGTGACGCTGGCGCGTCACCGCTGAGCGGGGCGCGCCCATCCGTCGTGTGGTCGCGTCCCTCAGCGCGCGGGCGGGACGTCCTCCGGGCGGATGCCGGACGTCTGGATCGGTCCGGTGAAGAGCGCGGAGCGCTCGTCGCCCTCGCGGAAGAGCGAGGCGTCCTGCTCCTCGGTGCGCGGTCGGGCCTTGCCGACCGCCTCCCGGCCCTGCGTGACCTGCACGCGCTGCCGCGGGAGCGCGTCCGGGTGCTCGCGCTGCACCCACTCGACCATCTCCTCGCGCACGTAGCAGCGCAGGTCGAACAGGCCGCCGGCGTCCCGGGCACTGACGAGGATGCGCACGCGCACCAGGCCGCCGACCGCCTCGGTGACCTGCAGTACCTTGGTGCGGCCGTCCCAGATCGTCGACGTGCCGAGGATCCGGTCGAGCTCGGTGCGCATCTCGGTCGGGCTGATCCGCCAGTCGAGGTCGAACTCGACGGCGCCGAGGAGCTCGCTACCCGTACGGGTCCAGTTCTCGAAGGGCGTGCTCGTGAAGTACGTCGACGGCAGCACGAACCGGCGGTCGTCCCAGAGGTGCACGACGACGTAGGTGAGGGTGATCTCCTCGATGCGCCCCCACTGCTGCTCGACGACCACGACGTCGTCCACGCGGATCGACCCGGAGAACGCGAGCTGCATCCCGGCGAACACGTTGCCCAGGGTCGACTGCGCCGCGAGGCCCGCGACGACCGAGATGAGCCCCGCCGAGGCGAGGACGCTCGCACCGGCGGCCTCGACCCCGGGAAAGGTCAGGAGGATGGCGCCGACCGCGATGATCACGAGGACCGCGACCGTGAGCCGTCGGATGATGAGGACCTGCGTGCGGATCCGCCGGGCGACGCGGTTGTCCGGGACGTCGACGCGGTAGCGGTGCAGGCCGAGGTCCTCGAGGAAGATCGCGATCTCGCAGGCGAGCCAGCAGCCCACCGCGATCGTGACGATGAGGAACGCGTGGGAGACCTCGTCGCGCCACGGGTACGCCTCAGCGTTCCGCGGCACGCTCGCCGCGAAGGCCGCCCAGGTCAGTGCCACGAGGAGCATCGATCGGAACGGGTGCTTCGTGCGTCGGGAGAGCACGGCGGCCCAGCGTTCCCGTCGGGCGATCGTCCGGAGCACGAGGTGCAGGACGAGCGCGGCGGCGGCCGTCACGAGCAGGGCGATCCCGATCGCGACCAGGAGTCGGAGGAGGGTGTCCATCGGTCCATGCTGTCCGGTCCCCCACCGGTCGTGTTCAGCATCGCCTGACCTGTGGTGTCGTTCAGGTCGGCATTCCGTTCCACCCCGGCGCGGACACGCATGTAGGTTGGCGCGCATGACAGCGCAGAACGACACGGGTGTGTCCCGCACGCCCGCGAACGACTTCTCGCACGAGCAGGAGGGCTACCAGCACGGTCTGAAGCCCCGGCAACTGCAGATGATCGCGATCGGCGGGGCCATCGGCACCGGACTCTTCCTCGGCGCGGGCGGCCGCCTGAACACGGCGGGACCGGCCCTGGCGGTCACCTACCTGGTCGCGGGCATCTTCGCCTTCTTCATCCTCCGGGCCCTCGGCGAGCTCGTGCTGCACCGCCCGTCCTCCGGGTCCTTCATCTCGTACGCCCGCGAGTTCTACGGCGAGAAGTTCGCGTACGCCGCCGGGTGGATGTACTTCCTGAACTGGGCGATGACGTCGATCGTGGACACCACCGCGGTCGCGCTCTACCTCCACTACTGGAGCGCGTTCACCGCGGCGCCGCAGTGGCTCCTCGCACTCATCGCCCTGGTCGTCGTGCTCGCCGCCAACATGGTCGCGGTCAAGGTGTTCGGCGAGCTCGAGTTCTGGTTCGCGCTCATCAAGGTCGCGGCGCTCGTGGCGTTCCTCGTCATCGCGCTCGTCTGGCTCGTCTTCGCGTTCCCGGTGGAGACCGGTGGCGAGGCGGTCCGCACGGGCTTCTCGATCTGGCAGGACAACGGCGGGCTCATCCCGAACGGCGTGCTGCCCGCGGTGCTCGTGGTCCAGGGCGTCGTGTTCGCCTACGCGGCCATCGAGCTGGTCGGCACCGCGTCCGGCGAGACCCAGGACACCGAGAAGGTCATCCCCCGCGCCATCAACTCCGTCGTCTTCCGCATCGCGGTCTTCTACGTCGGGTCGGTCGTCCTGCTCTCCCTGCTGCTGCCGTACACGTCGTACAAGGACGGGCAGAGCCCGTTCGTGACGTTCTTCTCGTCGCTCGGCAACCCGCAGGTGGGCGTCATCGCCGGCTCGATCATGAACTTCGTCGTGCTCACCGCCGCGCTGTCGTCGCTGAACGCCGGTCTGTACTCCACCGGCCGAGCCCTGCACTCGATGGGCATGAACGGCTCGGCGCCGAAGTGGACCACGAAGATGTCGAAAGGCGGCGTGCCCTACGCCGGCATCCTGCTCACCGCGGCCTTCACCGTCGCGGGCGTCGCGCTCAACTACTTCGTCCCGGCGCAGGCGTTCGAGATCGCGCTGAACGTCGCGAGCCTCGGGATCATCACGGCGTGGGGCACGATCATCCTATGCCAGATGCGTCTGCGGCAGTGGGCGAAGCAGGGCCTGGCGAAGGAGCCGACGTTCCGCCTGCCCGGCGCTCCGGTGACGTCGTGGTTGACCCTGGCGTTCCTGGCGTCGGTCGTCGTGCTCATGGCGATCGACTACCCGGTCGGGACGTACACGATCGCGTCGCTCGTCGTCATCATCCCGCTGCTCGTCGTCGGGTGGTTCCTGCAGCGCGACCGGATCCTGCGCATCGCAGCGCTCCGCGAGGGCGTGACCGGGCCGTACCCGATCGGCGTCCGCGACCCGGCGAACCAGGTCCGTCGCGGCAAGGACGGTGACAGCAGGGGGGAATGATCCCGCACGGACGGTCCGCGCGTCCCCATGTCATCCGGAATGCGCGGGCGGTTCGCCCCGGAACCTTCCACGGGTCCGGCACGCGTCGGTACGATCGGCGTGTGCCGGACCCTTCTGTCTCCCCCGCCCCGACGTTCGACCTGCAGCTGACGTGGCGCGGGACCATCGGTCGGATCCGGGTGTACGACGAGCTCGTGCGGGCCGAGACGAGCTTCGAGCGCGACACCCTGACGCAGGTCCCGATGGACGAGGTGCGGGGCTGGCGCATCGAACCGTGCGACTTCGACGCGGTGTGCGTGGAGTTCGTCACCGCGTCGGACACCTACCGGGTGCTGCTCGACACGTCCGACGAGCGGATCGCGGCGCTCGTGCTCGGTCGGGCGCTGGGCGACCCGCTGCCGTCCGAGTCCTGAGGCGCGGCGCTGCGGCGCGGCGCGGCGTCCGGACGTGGTCCCGACGCTGCGGCGCGGGTCAGGCCAGCAGCAGCAGGACGCCGGCGACGACCGCGGCGAGGGCGATCGCGAACGCGATGAGCAGCAGCACGAGGTGCACCGAGTAGAAGGTCGTCGGCTTGCCGGCGGCGTCCCGCGCCCGGGCGTCCTTCGCCACGCGCTGGAAGAACCGGGGCCACGTGACGACGTTGAAGACGGCGGCGACGAAGAGCACGATGGCGGCGAAGACGGTCACGCGACGAGTCTAGACACCGCACCCATCGGCCGCTGCGCTCGGGAACCGCCGGTGCCGCGGGACCCGGGGGTGCTCGGCCGCCCCCAACGCGGCCGAGTCCGCCCCGGCGCACCACACGACGTGTAGCACGTGCTACAGACCCTACACGGCTGGTCCACAGGAGGTCGAGCCGTGCTCGGGAACGTGATCGTTCCGATGCAGAACGACGTCAGGCCGTGCCCGCCGCATCGTCGAGCGCCGACTCCGCGGCGGCCAGGACGGCACGGTCGTCGGGGTCGAGCGGACGGCGGGCTCGTCGCGCGCCGTCGTTGATCTCGACGATCAGGCGGCTCACCCGGGTGGCGGCGTCAGTGGACTCGGGGTAGGCGTTGTCCGTGCCGATGCGCTCGTGCAGCGGCTCCAGCGCGGCCAGGGCGGCGTCGAGACGCCGGCTCGTCCGACGACGCGCGACCTGGTGGCCGATGACGAGCAGGAGCATCCCGGACGCCGTGCACAGCACCGCGCCGGGGGTCGTGACGTCGTACGGCAGGGACAGGGCGTGGGTGACGTCGAGCCGACCGGCGACGTGCGCGAGGTCCATGACGACCACCACGACCATGCGGACGACACCGAGCACCCCGCCGAGGACGATGAACCACAGGCCGAGGCGGTCGGCGGCGGTGCGGGCCTCGCGCAGGTGGAGCACGCAGATGACCGCAGTCGCGGCCAACGCCGTGCCGAGGTACGCGGTCTGCGCGATCGAGTACACGGCGGCGGCCGGCTGGTCCCCGGCGACGAGCATGAACGTCGTGGTCGTGGCGGGACGATCGAGCGCGACGAACGCCCCGACGACCACCACGACGACGACCACGCATGCGATGACGATCGTGGTCCGCAGCCACGGACGTGCGGCGCCGACCGCCTTCGCGACGCCCCAGAGCAGCGTGCTCGTCCCGGCGACCATCAGGCAGTCGCTCAGCACCGTGACGACGTTCTGCCCGCCCAGCAGGGGGTCGAGCCAGCGGTACAGCGGGTCGACGTTCGTGACGACCGTCG
The Curtobacterium citreum genome window above contains:
- a CDS encoding magnesium transporter CorA family protein gives rise to the protein MVVTRAWRNGSAAERDFPVDRVSDLLERDDDTFVWVDHTEPGPEDLRHVEDELGIHALALEDALEPGQRPKLDRYRQSLFLVVYDVDGIDDDGELVTHEVKAFVSRRALVTMHGPDVDMAAVERRLDANADVCDHGVPWLVWGLLDAVVDHATVTVEDIEARIEALEDDLFEHGNPREQQIQRRSFRLRKALGVLRRQVVPTRDSVASFLHGDAESIQDGIRPYFRDVEDHLVSVADSVDQLRDAVSSVLDTNLNLASNRQNTVMKKVTSWAAIIAIPTAITGFFGQNVTFPGEGHWSGLAASVSLILATSLVLYRVFKTKDWL
- a CDS encoding SLC13 family permease, which gives rise to MRQAVIGGVLLVVGAVCVVLGLLPLPDLATLAERVVPVLAFVLGLTVVSELAADAGVFDRLADLAARVGGGRTIGLWVSVVVLAVVCTVFLSIDTTAVLLTPIVIALARRVGLPPMPFALTTVWLANTASMLLPVSNLTNLLAVDKIGLDGPIPFAGLMVWAALAGVVVPCAVLLVVFRGKLFGRYTPVEVRRPRDPVFFWAASVVLVALVVALTAGVTVWIAALAAAVLLVVVAAFRAPSELRPSRVPWSTLLFAAGLFVVVETLHTTGLTDPVVHALSGGTGTGSLLLLGGAGAVAANAIDNLPAYLVLEPAAGHEALRYAALLVGVNAGCLITPWASLATLLWHARLASEGVHLSWGRYMALGCVVAPLTVVAGVLALQI
- a CDS encoding mechanosensitive ion channel family protein; this translates as MDTLLRLLVAIGIALLVTAAAALVLHLVLRTIARRERWAAVLSRRTKHPFRSMLLVALTWAAFAASVPRNAEAYPWRDEVSHAFLIVTIAVGCWLACEIAIFLEDLGLHRYRVDVPDNRVARRIRTQVLIIRRLTVAVLVIIAVGAILLTFPGVEAAGASVLASAGLISVVAGLAAQSTLGNVFAGMQLAFSGSIRVDDVVVVEQQWGRIEEITLTYVVVHLWDDRRFVLPSTYFTSTPFENWTRTGSELLGAVEFDLDWRISPTEMRTELDRILGTSTIWDGRTKVLQVTEAVGGLVRVRILVSARDAGGLFDLRCYVREEMVEWVQREHPDALPRQRVQVTQGREAVGKARPRTEEQDASLFREGDERSALFTGPIQTSGIRPEDVPPAR
- a CDS encoding amino acid permease; protein product: MTAQNDTGVSRTPANDFSHEQEGYQHGLKPRQLQMIAIGGAIGTGLFLGAGGRLNTAGPALAVTYLVAGIFAFFILRALGELVLHRPSSGSFISYAREFYGEKFAYAAGWMYFLNWAMTSIVDTTAVALYLHYWSAFTAAPQWLLALIALVVVLAANMVAVKVFGELEFWFALIKVAALVAFLVIALVWLVFAFPVETGGEAVRTGFSIWQDNGGLIPNGVLPAVLVVQGVVFAYAAIELVGTASGETQDTEKVIPRAINSVVFRIAVFYVGSVVLLSLLLPYTSYKDGQSPFVTFFSSLGNPQVGVIAGSIMNFVVLTAALSSLNAGLYSTGRALHSMGMNGSAPKWTTKMSKGGVPYAGILLTAAFTVAGVALNYFVPAQAFEIALNVASLGIITAWGTIILCQMRLRQWAKQGLAKEPTFRLPGAPVTSWLTLAFLASVVVLMAIDYPVGTYTIASLVVIIPLLVVGWFLQRDRILRIAALREGVTGPYPIGVRDPANQVRRGKDGDSRGE
- a CDS encoding SCO4848 family membrane protein, which produces MTVFAAIVLFVAAVFNVVTWPRFFQRVAKDARARDAAGKPTTFYSVHLVLLLIAFAIALAAVVAGVLLLLA